The following proteins are co-located in the Candidatus Eremiobacteraceae bacterium genome:
- a CDS encoding 2-oxoacid:ferredoxin oxidoreductase subunit beta: MATQLTPKDFATATPSWWCPGCGDFGVLAALKQACAELELQPKDVAFISGIGCSGKISGYLHSYAFHGVHGRALPTATAVKLANRDLTVIVAGGDGDGYAIGAGHFLHAVRRNPNMTYIIMDNQTYGLTKGQSSPTSMLGYLSGTSPSGNPDAPLNGLAVALAAGGTFLARAFSSEPKAMVEMIVEAVRHPGFAIVEVMSPCVTFNKVNTYKWFKENVYHLSDIEGYDATNRARAFEVLMQHGKIPLGVFYRETRPTFDELTLKDSAPIATLDIESVDLALAEIQEAYV, encoded by the coding sequence GTGGCCACTCAACTGACCCCCAAAGATTTCGCGACCGCCACGCCCTCGTGGTGGTGCCCCGGCTGCGGCGACTTCGGCGTGCTCGCGGCGCTCAAACAGGCCTGTGCGGAGCTCGAGCTGCAACCCAAGGACGTCGCGTTCATCTCTGGCATCGGCTGCTCTGGCAAGATCTCCGGCTACCTTCATTCGTACGCGTTTCACGGCGTGCACGGCCGCGCATTGCCGACTGCGACCGCGGTGAAGCTGGCGAATCGCGATCTCACCGTCATCGTCGCGGGCGGCGACGGCGACGGCTATGCGATCGGCGCAGGCCACTTCTTGCACGCGGTGCGCCGCAACCCGAACATGACCTACATCATCATGGATAACCAGACGTATGGCTTGACCAAAGGACAATCGTCGCCGACCAGCATGCTCGGCTATCTCTCGGGTACCAGCCCGTCGGGCAACCCGGACGCGCCGCTCAACGGACTCGCCGTGGCGCTAGCTGCTGGAGGCACGTTCCTCGCGCGCGCCTTCTCATCCGAGCCCAAGGCCATGGTCGAGATGATCGTGGAGGCCGTGCGCCATCCGGGCTTCGCGATCGTCGAAGTGATGTCGCCATGCGTGACCTTCAATAAGGTCAACACCTACAAGTGGTTCAAAGAGAACGTCTATCATCTGAGCGACATCGAAGGTTACGACGCGACCAATCGCGCGCGGGCGTTCGAAGTGCTCATGCAGCACGGCAAGATCCCGCTGGGCGTGTTCTACCGCGAAACGCGGCCGACGTTCGACGAGCTGACGTTGAAAGATAGCGCACCGATCGCGACTCTCGATATTGAATCGGTTGATCTGGCGCTTGCGGAAATACAAGAAGCTTACGTTTAG